From a region of the Gossypium raimondii isolate GPD5lz chromosome 10, ASM2569854v1, whole genome shotgun sequence genome:
- the LOC105775060 gene encoding auxin-responsive protein SAUR50 → MGIKKSNKLPQTTAIKQIMKKCSLGKKEGYGHQGSLPDDVPKGHFVIYVGENRSRYIIPISWLAHPEFQILLQRAEEEFGFTHDAGLRIPCEEVVFRSLTAMIR, encoded by the coding sequence ATGGGTatcaagaaatcaaataaactaCCTCAAACGACAGCTATCAAGCAGATAATGAAAAAGTGTTCCTTGGGGAAGAAAGAAGGGTATGGTCATCAAGGAAGCCTCCCTGATGATGTACCTAAAGGCCATTTTGTTATATATGTTGGTGAAAACAGAAGCAGATACATAATCCCAATATCATGGTTGGCTCACCCTGAGTTTCAAATCTTGCTTCAGCGAGCTGAAGAGGAGTTCGGGTTTACCCATGATGCCGGCCTTAGAATTCCTTGTGAAGAAGTCGTTTTCCGGTCTCTAACAGCCATGATTAGATGA